In the Chitinophagales bacterium genome, one interval contains:
- a CDS encoding T9SS type A sorting domain-containing protein, protein MFRVYAIMLLIIFNCPIYSQTWHPLQKGVTNGLSDGFDQSEVMGLYTSIERNQLLVCGNITHVDIDKRASGFAAWDNSQWISVDTSIGSWIKAITTFNNEIIIGISQTGGATPDKRIQRLDGSQWHSFGSGLDTNGSVNVLSADNNHLYIGGYFDSIDGNAAQSIAAWDGVAWNNMNGGIENTDTSSNSYRAIHCIYVDENGDVYAGGDFTHAGNAVARSIAKWDGSNWHSLSNSDFKLITSIEKYNGEIYVAGIINTARKIGKWDGNDWEIITTPHPSHFKPYYLRTFNGYLFAAENQNFSGSTKVLSWDGNEWSTVGSFTLSSNSTGMIFALEVFQNELYVGGRFDSVNGMAAKNIAKLSMPPVSVEEQELENLQLTLSPNPARSNQQINFERSMANEAAQLHLYDLQGKLIESIRIPSGEKRSTFSLEKASGVYFYQYQSMENPRQNQSGKLLLLK, encoded by the coding sequence ATGTTTAGAGTTTATGCAATAATGCTTTTAATTATTTTCAACTGCCCTATCTATTCGCAAACCTGGCATCCGCTTCAAAAAGGCGTAACAAACGGTCTTTCAGATGGATTTGATCAAAGTGAGGTAATGGGGCTATATACAAGTATTGAAAGAAATCAATTACTTGTATGTGGAAATATTACACATGTTGATATTGATAAAAGAGCCAGTGGATTTGCCGCATGGGATAACTCCCAATGGATTTCGGTTGATACATCTATTGGAAGTTGGATCAAAGCCATAACCACATTTAATAATGAAATAATTATTGGTATCTCCCAAACCGGAGGAGCTACACCTGACAAACGCATACAAAGGTTGGACGGCAGTCAATGGCACAGCTTTGGCTCTGGACTTGATACAAATGGAAGTGTAAATGTTTTATCAGCAGATAATAACCACTTGTACATCGGAGGATATTTTGACAGCATTGATGGAAATGCAGCCCAAAGCATAGCTGCCTGGGATGGTGTAGCTTGGAACAATATGAACGGGGGGATTGAAAATACGGATACCTCAAGCAATAGCTACCGTGCCATACACTGCATATATGTAGATGAAAATGGCGATGTTTATGCAGGGGGCGATTTCACACATGCCGGAAATGCGGTTGCCCGCAGTATTGCAAAGTGGGATGGCAGCAACTGGCATTCTCTGAGCAATAGTGATTTTAAACTGATCACTTCCATAGAAAAATACAATGGGGAAATATATGTGGCTGGAATAATCAATACTGCAAGAAAAATCGGTAAATGGGATGGAAATGATTGGGAAATTATAACTACGCCCCATCCCAGCCATTTTAAACCTTATTATTTAAGAACTTTTAATGGGTATCTGTTTGCTGCTGAAAATCAAAATTTTTCAGGATCAACAAAAGTTCTTAGCTGGGATGGCAATGAATGGTCAACTGTTGGTAGTTTTACACTAAGTTCAAATTCAACAGGAATGATCTTCGCTCTTGAGGTATTTCAGAATGAATTGTATGTCGGTGGTAGGTTTGATTCTGTAAATGGAATGGCTGCAAAAAATATAGCCAAACTCTCCATGCCCCCTGTTTCAGTAGAGGAACAGGAGCTTGAAAACCTGCAGCTTACCCTCAGCCCCAACCCAGCACGTTCCAACCAGCAAATCAATTTTGAAAGAAGCATGGCCAATGAAGCAGCCCAGCTTCACCTTTATGACCTGCAAGGGAAATTGATAGAGAGCATCCGCATTCCCTCTGGGGAAAAGCGCAGCACTTTTAGTTTGGAAAAAGCATCAGGAGTTTATTTCTATCAATATCAAAGCATGGAAAACCCGCGTCAAAACCAAAGCGGGAAGTTGCTTTTGTTGAAGTGA